A region of the Clostridium estertheticum subsp. estertheticum genome:
TTAATTAGAGGTGCTAAAGGAACAGGCAAAACTACTGCAGCCATTTATAGAAGCCTCTATTTAAAAAATAACTATTGTTTATACGATGATGATAAAGTATTAATTCTTACATCTAATGAAGAGGATATAAATTCCATTAAAAATACATACATAGCGGCACAGGAAGAAACTAGATTCGAGTATTTAAGCATATTTTCTAATGAAAAAATAAAACCCCAAGTGCTTACATTAGAAAGTATTATGTATAAATATTTTTTGAAATATGAAGATAGATATAAATTAAAAAAAGAAATAATTATAGAGAATGATAAGAAGAAAATTATGAAAGATTGTATATTGAAAGTTAAGGAGAATTATCCAAGATTAAGAATACTACAGATCGATTATACTCAGTTTTTTATAGATGAGGTAAAGTGGATTAAAAGTTGTAATTACTTGGAAGCCGATTTGTATCTACAAGTGAATAGAACAGGAAGAAAATGTGAAAAAGGCCAAGGTCCCCAAAGGATTAATAAAAATTCTACTGCTAGAAAAGCGATATATGAACTTATGATTATGTATAATGAAAAGCTTAATTTAAAAAACTTCGTTGATGACGAAGATGTTAATATATATGCACTAAAAATGTTAGAGTCTGTTTCAATGGGCAAGTATACTCATATTATAATTGACAAAAGTAATAATTTAACTAAGGTGCAATTGGAGTTTATTAATACTCTTTATAAACAAAAATCTTATTCTACTATGACATTTCTTATTGATATAGATGGAGAATATAATGCTAATTCATGGATGATAAAAGGCAAAAAAGTTAATATTAGGCCTCTAGGAGAAAAAGTAAAATCATATATATTTAGAAATAATTATGAATCTCAAGAAAAACCTATGGAAACCAATGAGAATATAATAGTTAACAATTTGAATGTTGATGATCTAGAGAATTTTCAATATTGTGATATAAGACATGGCAGAGCATATGACTTTATGAGGGATTACAGTAGAATATCTGATATTATAGTAAATGATGAAAAAGGTGACTATGAGTACATAAATGAGGAATTAGTGGAACTTCCTGTATACAGTGATATAGCAGCAGGGGAACCTATACAGATTAATTCTGAAATAGAAGGTAATTTCTACATTCCAAAGTATTGGTTAAAGGGAATTAAGAATCCTTTTATTTTAAAAGTTAAAGGTGATAGTATGATCGGAGCTAACATAGATGATGGGGATTATGTGGTTATACGACAGGAACAAGCAGCAAACAATAAGGATATTGTTGCAGTAGATATAGGTGGAAATGCTACTCTAAAGAGACTTTCTATAGGTCGTGATAGAATATTACTAATGCCTGAAAATGAAAAATATAAACCTATTATTATTGATAGTGAAGATACATATATTATAGGTATAGCTATTGGAATTATAAAACATAAGAATTAATTTTTTTGTTTCAGATATACACGACTCTTTATTTTATTAAAAAAACCTAATAAAAATAATACCCAAGGATATCCTTGGGTATTATTTTTACTAGGTTCGTTAAAAATATTTTATTTTCTAATGAAAAAGCTAAATTTATCTTTATCAGTAGTATCAATAGATAAATTCCTTTTATGAAGTATATTACCAAATTCTTCGATTTGTCCATCACATATGTTAGCATAATCAGTCTTGCCTTCTTTTACCCAACCCATAAATATGTACGCATGAGAAGGTGTACCGACTTTGTCTGGCATATCTGTAGTGAAACATATATCACCCTTTTTCAACTTCGATACGTCGCGGTTCTTTTTCCAATCCATAGATATTAAGGATGCCATCAATTGTTTAACAGTTGTTGTTTCTGCAGGAATAGCGTAGGTATTAGATCTTAAAATTTCAGATAAGAGGTATACGTTAATTCCCTTTTTGCTTCCGTGATTTAATGTAATTGCTTTTTTTAAAAGCGAGGCTCTGTTAGCTTCGACATTTAAATATTCATAAACATTAGTAGGAGCAATAATAGGTTTAGTGGCGTCAGCAGCAACAGGAGTAGTATCAGAACTTTTTGTAACTGGTTTATTTACAACTACATCTGTTTTGGGTTTCATGAATGAAGTGTTCATTAAAATAGAAAATATAATTATAGACGCTATAACTATTCCTAGCCCTATAACTACTACGTTATTTTTAAACTCATTTTTGTCTGCAATATCCTGCATTTCTTTTATGTATTTTTTATTTTCCGGATCATCTTTCAACTTGTTTGATGCACCATACCCAGTTTTAGAGTTATAATTTTCCGATTTGTCGTCATTCGAATATAATTCATTTATACTTTCACTATTATCCTTATTTTCTTCATTTTTTACGTCATCTTTATTCATATTTTTCTGCTCAGAAATATAGGTGCAAATCTTAGTATTAACCTATATTTTTGCAGCACCTCCCTTTGTATTATATTAATTATATTAAAGCCTTAACTATAAATATTATTCATTTTAATTGATCTATTATATCATATTATTTATATCACCCACTTTTAACACTATAAGTATAACATATGGTGAGGTATTTGGGAGCTATTTGTTAAAGTTCAAAATAATTTAATAATTTATGTAATTTATTACATTTTGTTATCCATTTATGTAATATAAGCGTGGTTTAATTTTTTTATATACAATTTGAAACATATATTTGTAGTATAATATACTTAATATTTAATAAGTGAGGGATTCATTGTGCCTATAAAAATAATAACAGATAGTACTACATATATAATTATAACATCTAAACATTCATAAAACAGAGAAGTGTTATGGAAAGATCTTAGTATAATTATACATAAAAAACCCTAAATTATGGTTTTTGTATTTCCCATTCCTATTTTTAAAAAATCGCGTTAAATCCTTATCTATTCTATGGTCAAGGTGTATTGAAGTGATTTGCAAATACTAATCAATATAGCTATCCATTATTGATTTTGAATAAAGTTGCAATTAAATTTTATAATTATACATTGACAAATCGTAAAATTTACATTAGAATAAGAAGAAATTACAAATTAAACAAAGGTACACTTTTAAGTTAGCTCTGTGAGGCTAGGAAGGAGTATAGATAATTATGGCATGTGTTATTTATTCTGTCAATTTTAAATTTAATATTTTTAAATATAATGCAGCTGCTGCTTTGTGCAATAAAGCTGTAAGTATATTTTTTATTTCATTAATAAATGCGTTTACCATATTAATAAAGATAACAGAGTGATTATTTTAATAGTTGCTTTGTTATCTTTATTAATATACTTGGAATAATATGTACTTTTATGCAATTTAAGGAGGATTTAATATGAAAGGTAAGTTGATTTTAGAAAATGGAATAATCTTTGAAGGTAATTTGTTTGGATATTTAGAGGAAAGTGTTGGAGAAGTGGTTTTTAATACAGGTATGACTGGATATGAAGAAATTTTAACGGATCCATCTTATTATGGCCAAATAGTAACTATGACTTATCCACTTATCGGGAATTACGGAATTAATTTAGAAGATGTAGAATCAAAGTCTCCCAAGGTGAAAGGTTTTATTGTCAGAGAAAAATGTGATTATCCTAGTAACTGGAGATGCGAAATGGATCTTGAAGGATATTTTAAACAAAATAAAATAATAGGACTTGAAGGTATTGATACAAGAGCATTAACAAAAATACTTAGAGAAAATGGAACTATGAAAGGAATCATAGCGACTACAGAGCTTACAAAAGATGAAATAGATCAAAAACTTATGAATTTTAGTAATAGTAATGCAGTAATGAAGGTTACAACAAAGAAGTGTTATACAATTGAGGGTAGTGGACAACATGTAGCTATTGTAGATTTTGGAATAAAAGAGAACATACTTAGGTCGTTTAAAAAAAGAAATTGTAAACTAACAGTTTTTCCAGCAGATACTACGGCGGAGCAAATATTAAACGTTAACCCAGATTTGGTGTTTTTATCAAATGGACCTGGTGACCCAAAAGATTTACAAGATGTTATTAAAATGATAAAAGAGATTATAGGTAAAAAGCCTATAGTAGGAATATGTCTAGGACATCAACTTTTAGCATTAGCCCTTGGTGGGGAAACGGCAAAACTTAAATTTGGTCATAGAGGATGTAATCATCCAGTTAAAGATATAGAAGAGAATAAGGTTTATATTACATCACAGAACCATGGTTATTATGTACGCAAACTTCCTGAAAATATGAAGGTTACACATGTTAGTGTAAATGATGGAACCATAGAGGGAATGAGACATAAAAGTCTTCCGATATTTAGCGTTCAGTTTCATCCGGAAGCCTGCCCTGGACCAAGGGATATAGATGTGATTTTTGATAAATTTCTTTCATTTATATAGAATAATTTAAACAACCATTTTTATAAGATAAAATACATAAAAAAGATAATAACAGATTATACAGGGGGAATTCATATGCCATTAGATAAAAACATTAAAAAAGTATTAGTAGTTGGATCAGGTCCAATAATAATAGGTCAAGCTGCGGAGTTCGATTATTCTGGAACACAGGCTTGTCAAGCATTAGAGGAAGAAGGCGTAGAAGTAGTACTTGTAAACAGCAATCCAGCAACAATAATGACAGATAAAGAAATTGCGGGCATTGTTTATATAGAGCCTTTAACTATAGAATTTTTAGAAAAGGTTATTGCAAAGGAAAGACCGGATAGTTTACTTGCTGGTATGGGAGGTCAAACAGGGTTAAATTTAGCTGTAGAATTAGCAGATAAAGGGATTTTGGATAAATATAATGTAAAAGTAATCGGAACCTCTATAGAGGCAATAAAAAAAGGTGAAGATAGAGAACTTTTTAGAAATTTGATGCAAGAAATTAATCAACCGGTTGTAGAAAGTGAAATTGCTACAGATGTAGCCTCTGGAGTAAGGTTTGCAAGTGAAATAGGTTATCCTGTAATTGTAAGACCCGCATATACTATGGGCGGTAGTGGAGGTGGAATTGCTGAAACTGAGGAGGAACTAATTGAAATTCTAGAGTTAGGATTACAATTAAGTTCTATAGGGCAAGTCCTTTTAGAAAAGAGCATTAAAGGCTGGAAAGAAATAGAGTATGAAGTTATGAGGGATAGCTTAGGCAATTGCATTACCATATGTAATATGGAAAATATAGATCCTGTTGGAATACATACTGGAGATAGTATTGTTGTAGCACCAAGTCAAACACTATCTGATAAAGAGTACCAAATGCTTAGAAGTGCATCTATAGATATTATAAATAGTGTAGGTATTGAAGGTGGTTGTAATGTTCAACTTGCACTGGATCCAAAAAGCTTTGAGTATGCGGTCATAGAAATTAATCCAAGGGTAAGTAGATCTTCAGCACTAGCTTCAAAGGCTACTGGATATCCTATTGCAAAGGTAGCAACGAAAATAGCATTAGGATATGCACTAGATGAAATTAAAAATGCAGTAACACAAAAAACTTACGCATGTTTTGAACCAAGCCTCGATTATGTAGTTGTTAAAATTCCTAGGTGGCCTTTTGATAAATTCGATGAGGCAAATAGGGTACTTGGTACAAAAATGATGGCAACTGGCGAAATAATGGCAATTGGGAGTAACTTTGAAGCAGCACTATTAAAAGGGATTAGGTCTCTAGAAATTGGGCAATATTCAATGCAATATGATTCATTGGCAGAGAAAAGCTTAAACGAATTGAAGAAAAGAGTAATGGCTGCTGATGATGAACGAATATTCTATTTAGCTGAGATGCTCCGTCGTGATTATAGAGCCCAAAAGATTTCGGAAATTACAGGAATAGATAATTTCTTTGTAAATAAAATCAAATGGATAGTAGATGAAGAAGAAAAGATAAAAAAATCTACACTAAAGGATATGAATAAAGAATGGTTATACCTACTAAAGAAAAAAGGATTTTCTGATAAAGGAATAGCAGATTTATTAGGCACATACCCAAATGAAATTTATGAACTTAGAAACACATTGGATATTAAACCTGTATATAAGATGGTAGATACATGTGGTGGAGAATTTGAAGCATTATCACCATATTATTTTTCAACTTATGATGAATATGATGAGGTTGAAGTAAGCAATAGGAAAAAGGTTATGGTAATAGGATCAGGTCCCATTAGGATAGGCCAGGGCATTGAGTTCGATTATGCATCTGTTCATAGTGTAATTGCCCTTAAAAAACTAGGAATTGAAACTATTATAGTAAATAATAACCCCGAAACTGTAAGCACAGATTTTAATATTTCAGATAAATTATATTTTGAACCACTAACAGAGGAAGAAGTATTTAATATTGTTGAAAAAGAAAAACCAGATGGAGTTATACTTCAATTTGGAGGTCAAACAGCTATTAAACTTGCTCAGTTCTTAAGTGAAAAAAAGATACCTATATACGGAACTAAACCCGATCAAATAGATGCAGCAGAGGACAGAGAGAAATTTGATGCATTACTAGAAAAATTAAATATAAACAGACCCAAAGGAAAGGCAGTTTGGAATATAAAAGATGGATTATGTGAGGCTGAAAATATAGGATACCCGGTTTTAGTTAGACCATC
Encoded here:
- a CDS encoding S24 family peptidase, coding for MELGLKQHRMIHSKPSRYSLIRGAKGTGKTTAAIYRSLYLKNNYCLYDDDKVLILTSNEEDINSIKNTYIAAQEETRFEYLSIFSNEKIKPQVLTLESIMYKYFLKYEDRYKLKKEIIIENDKKKIMKDCILKVKENYPRLRILQIDYTQFFIDEVKWIKSCNYLEADLYLQVNRTGRKCEKGQGPQRINKNSTARKAIYELMIMYNEKLNLKNFVDDEDVNIYALKMLESVSMGKYTHIIIDKSNNLTKVQLEFINTLYKQKSYSTMTFLIDIDGEYNANSWMIKGKKVNIRPLGEKVKSYIFRNNYESQEKPMETNENIIVNNLNVDDLENFQYCDIRHGRAYDFMRDYSRISDIIVNDEKGDYEYINEELVELPVYSDIAAGEPIQINSEIEGNFYIPKYWLKGIKNPFILKVKGDSMIGANIDDGDYVVIRQEQAANNKDIVAVDIGGNATLKRLSIGRDRILLMPENEKYKPIIIDSEDTYIIGIAIGIIKHKN
- a CDS encoding carbamoyl phosphate synthase small subunit, giving the protein MKGKLILENGIIFEGNLFGYLEESVGEVVFNTGMTGYEEILTDPSYYGQIVTMTYPLIGNYGINLEDVESKSPKVKGFIVREKCDYPSNWRCEMDLEGYFKQNKIIGLEGIDTRALTKILRENGTMKGIIATTELTKDEIDQKLMNFSNSNAVMKVTTKKCYTIEGSGQHVAIVDFGIKENILRSFKKRNCKLTVFPADTTAEQILNVNPDLVFLSNGPGDPKDLQDVIKMIKEIIGKKPIVGICLGHQLLALALGGETAKLKFGHRGCNHPVKDIEENKVYITSQNHGYYVRKLPENMKVTHVSVNDGTIEGMRHKSLPIFSVQFHPEACPGPRDIDVIFDKFLSFI
- the carB gene encoding carbamoyl-phosphate synthase large subunit, with the protein product MPLDKNIKKVLVVGSGPIIIGQAAEFDYSGTQACQALEEEGVEVVLVNSNPATIMTDKEIAGIVYIEPLTIEFLEKVIAKERPDSLLAGMGGQTGLNLAVELADKGILDKYNVKVIGTSIEAIKKGEDRELFRNLMQEINQPVVESEIATDVASGVRFASEIGYPVIVRPAYTMGGSGGGIAETEEELIEILELGLQLSSIGQVLLEKSIKGWKEIEYEVMRDSLGNCITICNMENIDPVGIHTGDSIVVAPSQTLSDKEYQMLRSASIDIINSVGIEGGCNVQLALDPKSFEYAVIEINPRVSRSSALASKATGYPIAKVATKIALGYALDEIKNAVTQKTYACFEPSLDYVVVKIPRWPFDKFDEANRVLGTKMMATGEIMAIGSNFEAALLKGIRSLEIGQYSMQYDSLAEKSLNELKKRVMAADDERIFYLAEMLRRDYRAQKISEITGIDNFFVNKIKWIVDEEEKIKKSTLKDMNKEWLYLLKKKGFSDKGIADLLGTYPNEIYELRNTLDIKPVYKMVDTCGGEFEALSPYYFSTYDEYDEVEVSNRKKVMVIGSGPIRIGQGIEFDYASVHSVIALKKLGIETIIVNNNPETVSTDFNISDKLYFEPLTEEEVFNIVEKEKPDGVILQFGGQTAIKLAQFLSEKKIPIYGTKPDQIDAAEDREKFDALLEKLNINRPKGKAVWNIKDGLCEAENIGYPVLVRPSYVLGGQGMEITYEEKELRHYLKNAFEKDKKNPVLIDRYLLGREIEVDAICDGEEILIPGIMEHLERAGVHSGDSITIYPSQNISNAIKDKILEYTKKIAIGLEVIGMVNIQFIEFKDELYIIEVNPRASRTVPYISKVSKVPIVDLATRVMLGEKLKDFGYGFGIYKEPKLVSVKVPVFSTQKLPEVEVCLGPEMRSTGEVLGIGRTFDEALYKGFIASGMKIKKENGVILATINPLDYDEFLYIAKGFSELNYKFIATKGTAKVLRDNGIDATEVKKISEGIPNIIDVIKGRQVDLVINTPTKGNDSETDGFRIRRTAIESSLGVLTSLDTAKALVEIMKKNIRSEDLEVFNMAD